In one Ochotona princeps isolate mOchPri1 chromosome 16, mOchPri1.hap1, whole genome shotgun sequence genomic region, the following are encoded:
- the IL4I1 gene encoding L-amino-acid oxidase → MGAERAPPRQLCTLRLLVLLPTLLSLAASLDWKAAPSPDPFAKCMHDPDYEQLLKVVTLGLNRTLKPQKVIVVGAGVAGLVAAKVLSDAGHKVTILEADNRIGGRIFTFRDRKTGWIGELGAMRMPSSHRILHELCKSLGLNLTKFTQYDENTWTEVSEVKLRNYVVEKMPEKLGYNLRPRERGRAPEEIYQMALNKALKDLKELGCKKAMRKFEKSTLLEYLLEEGNLSQPAARLLGDVLSKDGFFYLSFAEALRAHSCLSDRLRYSRIVGGWDLLPRALLSSLSGPVLLNAPVVGMTQGPHDVHVHIATSRRARNLKALTADVVLVTASGPALQRIAFTPPLSRKRQEALRGLHYVPATKVFLSFRRPFWHDEHIEGGHSNTDRPSRVIYYPPPGEGALLLASYTWSDAAAPFAGLSLQQALRLALDDVAALHGPLVYRLWDGSGMIKRWAEDPHSQGGFVVQPPLLWQADLESGPEYDWAVPYGRIYFAGEHTALPHGWVETAVKSALRAAMRINNRERHVHPMASSEEPKPPHTGAATGLEEQGHAAVEASPDEQVHTPAEAIPEEPTHAHTEASTEEQGHGHADTMPEEQVHSQAEVNPESPAHLLSDANLEGQGHSLPEASVEGQNQLLPSTSSEGQSHSFPEASTEGQGHSIPEAIPEGQGNEIQETNSEPVAEVPMQMYPASSPPCKGSKGGATASSSQHILSPQHTTHKRASH, encoded by the exons ATGGGTGCTGAGAGAGCCCCCCCGAGGCAGCTATGCA CCCTGCGCCTCCtggtcctcctccccaccctcctcagCTTGGCAGCCTCCCTGGACTGGAAGGCAGCCCCCAGCCCGGACCCCTTCGCCAAGTGCATGCATGACCCAGACTACGAGCAGCTGCTCAAGGTGGTGACCCTGGGCCTCAACCGCACGCTGAAGCCCCAGAAGGTGATCGTGGTTGGTGCGGGCGTGGCTGGGCTGGTGGCCGCCAAGGTGCTCAGCGATGCCGGCCACAAG GTCACCATCCTGGAGGCAGATAACAGGATCGGGGGCCGCATCTTCACCTTCCGGGACCGGAAGACAGGCTGGATTGGGGAGCTGGGAGCCATGCGCATGCCCAGCTCTCACAG GATCCTCCACGAACTCTGTAAGAGCCTGGGCCTTAACCTGACCAAATTTACCCAGTACGACGAGAACACGTGGACAGAAGTGAGCGAGGTGAAACTGCGCAACTACGTGGTAGAGAAGATGCCTGAGAAGCTGGGCTACAACCTGCGGCCCCGAGAGCGGGGCCGCGCGCCCGAGGAGATCTACCAGATGGCCCTCAACAAG GCCCTCAAAGATCTCAAGGAGCTGGGCTGCAAGAAGGCCATGAGAAAGTTCGAGAAGAGCACGCTCCTG GAATACCTGCTCGAGGAGGGCAACCTGAGCCAGCCGGCCGCGCGGCTCCTGGGCGACGTGCTGTCCAAGGACGGCTTCTTCTACCTCAGCTTCGCCGAGGCCCTGCGCGCCCACAGCTGCCTCAGCGACCGGCTCCG GTACAGCCGCATCGTGGGCGGCTGGGACCTGCTGCCGCGAGCGCTGCTCAGCTCGCTCTCCGGCCCGGTGCTGCTGAACGCGCCCGTGGTGGGCATGACCCAGGGCCCGCACGACGTGCACGTGCACATCGCCACCTCGCGCCGGGCGCGCAACCTGAAGGCCCTGACGGCCGACGTGGTGCTGGTGACGGCCAGCGGCCCGGCCCTGCAGCGCATCGCCTTCACGCCGCCGCTGTCACGCAAGCGGCAGGAAGCGCTGCGCGGGCTGCACTACGTGCCGGCCACCAAAGTGTTCCTGAGCTTCCGCCGGCCCTTCTGGCACGACGAGCACATCGAGGGAGGCCACTCGAACACCGACCGCCCCTCGCGCGTCATCTACTACCCACCGCCGGGCGAGGGCGCGCTGCTGCTGGCCTCGTACACGTGGTCGGACGCAGCGGCCCCGTTCGCCGGCCTGAGCCTGCAGCAGGCGCTGCGCTTGGCCCTCGACGACGTGGCCGCACTGCACGGGCCGCTCGTGTACCGGCTGTGGGACGGCAGCGGGATGATCAAGCGCTGGGCGGAGGACCCGCACAGCCAGGGTGGCTTCGTGGTGCAGCCACCGCTGCTCTGGCAGGCCGACCTGGAGAGCGGGCCGGAGTACGATTGGGCGGTGCCCTATGGCCGCATCTACTTCGCGGGCGAGCACACGGCGCTCCCGCACGGCTGGGTGGAGACAGCCGTCAAGTCGGCGCTGCGGGCAGCTATGAGGATCAACAACCGAGAAAGGCACGTGCACCCCATGGCCAGCTCGGAGGAGCCGAAGCCTCCGCACACCGGGGCCGCGACCGGGCTGGAGGAGCAAGGCCACGCAGCCGTGGAGGCCAGCCCGGACGAGCAGGTCCACACGCCAGCAGAGGCCATTCCGGAGGAGCCGACGCACGCACATACGGAGGCCAGCACGGAGGAGCAGGGCCACGGCCACGCAGACACCATGCCTGAAGAGCAGGTGCACTCACAAGCAGAGGTCAACCCGGAAAGCCCAGCACACCTGCTCTCCGATGCCAACCTGGAGGGGCAGGGCCACTCCCTCCCAGAGGCCAGCGTGGAGGGGCAGAACCAGCTGCTCCCCAGTACCAGCTCTGAGGGGCAAAGCCATTCCTTCCCAGAGGCCAGCACGGAGGGGCAGGGCCATTCAATCCCCGAGGCCATCCCGGAAGGCCAGGGGAATGAGATCCAGGAGACAAATTCCGAGCCCGTGGCAGAGGTGCCCATGCAGATGTACCCGGCCAGCAGCCCCCCGTGCAAAGGGTCCAAGGGAGGGGCTACGGCATCCTCATCCCAACATATACTATCTCCCCAGCACACTACGCACAAGAGGGCTTCACATTAA
- the NUP62 gene encoding nuclear pore glycoprotein p62 isoform X2, whose product MSGFNFGGTGASTGGFMFGTAKAATTTTTPSTGFSFSASGTGGFNFGTSSQPAASTPSTGLFSLTTQTPGFSFGTSTPATSSTGFSLGLSTPKLSLGNTAATPATANPTGFGLGSSTLTNAISSTTTSSQGTAPSGFVFGSSTASTSAAPATTSGGFSFTGGSTSQTGASGFNIGSVGNSATQPATLTSLPFAPTPATPAATAAGTSQPAAPTPAVATSVAGPSLFSSIAAAPTSSTTAGLSLSTPATTSGALGTGTLSFSLKPPGAAAGTSSATSTTATSTSSAANTGFALNLKPLAPIGIASSTAATGSTPAAPGAGGGAASSSTMTYAQLESLINKWSLELEDQERHFLQQATQVNAWDRTLIENGERITSLHRQVEKVKLDQKRLDQELDFILSQQKELEELLSPLEEAVKEQSGSIYLQHADEEREKTYKLAENIDAQLKRMAQDLKDIIEHLNTAGGPADSSDPLQQICKILNAHMDSLQWIDQNSALLQRKVEEVTKHNPYQ is encoded by the exons ATGAGCGGGTTTAATTTTGGAGGCACCGGGGCCAGCACAGGCGGGTTCATGTTCGGCACTGCCAAGGCagcgaccaccaccaccacaccctCCACgggcttttctttctctgcatccGGCACTGGAGGCTTTAACTTCGGGACTTCCTCCCAGCCAGCTGCCAGCACCCCCTCCACCGGGCTGTTTTCTCTGACGACGCAGACGCCGGGATTCAGTTTTGGCACAAGCACACCTGCTACCAGCAGCACTGGCTTTTCATTAGGTCTCAGCACCCCAAAGCTGAGCCTGGGCAACACGGCAGCCACCCCAGCCACAGCAAACCCCACTGGCTTcggcctgggcagcagcaccctcaCCAATGCCATCTCAAGCACCACCACCTCCAGCCAGGGCACAGCGCCCAGCGGTTTTGTGTTTGGCTCCAGCACAGCCTCCACCTCCGCAGCTCCAGCCACCACCTCTGGGGGCTTCTCGTTCACGGGCGGAAGCACGTCCCAGACGGGGGCCTCTGGTTTTAACATTGGCTCTGTGGGGAATTCAGCCACCCAGCCCGCCACCCTTACCAGCTTACCCTTCGCCCCGACCCCAGCCACACCGGCAGCCACTGCGGCGGGAACCTCTCAGCCAGCTGCACCCACTCCTGCTGTCGCCACCTCCGTTGCCGggccctccctcttttcctcaaTAGCAGCAGCTCCCACCTCGTCCACCACCGCGGGGCTCTCCCTCAGCACCCCAGCAACCACCTCTGGGGCTCTGGGCACTGGAACGTTGAGCTTCAGCTTGAAGCCCCCCGGAGCAGCTGCTGGTACCTCCTCAGCAACTTCCACCACcgccaccagcaccagcagcgcCGCCAACACCGGCTTTGCCTTGAATCTGAAGCCTCTGGCACCCATCGGCATTGCCAGCAGCACAGCTGCCACAGGGAGCACCCCGGCTGCCCCCGGGGCAGGTGGCGGGGCTGCCAGCAGCTCCACCATGACCTACGCCCAGCTGGAGAGCCTCATCAACAAGTGGAGCCTGGAGCTGGAGGACCAGGAGCGGCACTTCCTGCAGCAGGCCACGCAGGTCAACGCCTGGGACCGCACCCTGATCGAGAACGGCGAGCGCATCACTAGCCTGCACCGCCAGGTGGAGAAGgtgaagctggaccagaagaggCTGGACCAGGAGCTCGACTTCATCCTGTCGCAGCAGAAGGAGCTGGAGGAGCTGCTGAGCCCTCTGGAGGAGGCAGTCAAGGAGCAGAGTGGCAGCATCTACCTGCAGCACGCCGACGAGGAGCGCGAGAAGACCTACAAGCTGGCCGAGAACATCGACGCACAGCTCAAGCGCATGGCCCAGGACCTCAAGGACATCATTGAGCACCTGAACACGGCCGGGGGCCCCGCCGACAGCAGCGACCCCCTCCAGCAGATCTGCAAGATCCTCAACGCCCACATGGACTCGCTGCAGTGGATCGACCAGAACTCGGCCCTGCTGCAGCGCAAGGTGGAGGAAGTGACCAAG CACAATCCCTATCAGTGA
- the NUP62 gene encoding nuclear pore glycoprotein p62 isoform X1 translates to MSGFNFGGTGASTGGFMFGTAKAATTTTTPSTGFSFSASGTGGFNFGTSSQPAASTPSTGLFSLTTQTPGFSFGTSTPATSSTGFSLGLSTPKLSLGNTAATPATANPTGFGLGSSTLTNAISSTTTSSQGTAPSGFVFGSSTASTSAAPATTSGGFSFTGGSTSQTGASGFNIGSVGNSATQPATLTSLPFAPTPATPAATAAGTSQPAAPTPAVATSVAGPSLFSSIAAAPTSSTTAGLSLSTPATTSGALGTGTLSFSLKPPGAAAGTSSATSTTATSTSSAANTGFALNLKPLAPIGIASSTAATGSTPAAPGAGGGAASSSTMTYAQLESLINKWSLELEDQERHFLQQATQVNAWDRTLIENGERITSLHRQVEKVKLDQKRLDQELDFILSQQKELEELLSPLEEAVKEQSGSIYLQHADEEREKTYKLAENIDAQLKRMAQDLKDIIEHLNTAGGPADSSDPLQQICKILNAHMDSLQWIDQNSALLQRKVEEVTKVCEGRRKEQERSFRITFD, encoded by the coding sequence ATGAGCGGGTTTAATTTTGGAGGCACCGGGGCCAGCACAGGCGGGTTCATGTTCGGCACTGCCAAGGCagcgaccaccaccaccacaccctCCACgggcttttctttctctgcatccGGCACTGGAGGCTTTAACTTCGGGACTTCCTCCCAGCCAGCTGCCAGCACCCCCTCCACCGGGCTGTTTTCTCTGACGACGCAGACGCCGGGATTCAGTTTTGGCACAAGCACACCTGCTACCAGCAGCACTGGCTTTTCATTAGGTCTCAGCACCCCAAAGCTGAGCCTGGGCAACACGGCAGCCACCCCAGCCACAGCAAACCCCACTGGCTTcggcctgggcagcagcaccctcaCCAATGCCATCTCAAGCACCACCACCTCCAGCCAGGGCACAGCGCCCAGCGGTTTTGTGTTTGGCTCCAGCACAGCCTCCACCTCCGCAGCTCCAGCCACCACCTCTGGGGGCTTCTCGTTCACGGGCGGAAGCACGTCCCAGACGGGGGCCTCTGGTTTTAACATTGGCTCTGTGGGGAATTCAGCCACCCAGCCCGCCACCCTTACCAGCTTACCCTTCGCCCCGACCCCAGCCACACCGGCAGCCACTGCGGCGGGAACCTCTCAGCCAGCTGCACCCACTCCTGCTGTCGCCACCTCCGTTGCCGggccctccctcttttcctcaaTAGCAGCAGCTCCCACCTCGTCCACCACCGCGGGGCTCTCCCTCAGCACCCCAGCAACCACCTCTGGGGCTCTGGGCACTGGAACGTTGAGCTTCAGCTTGAAGCCCCCCGGAGCAGCTGCTGGTACCTCCTCAGCAACTTCCACCACcgccaccagcaccagcagcgcCGCCAACACCGGCTTTGCCTTGAATCTGAAGCCTCTGGCACCCATCGGCATTGCCAGCAGCACAGCTGCCACAGGGAGCACCCCGGCTGCCCCCGGGGCAGGTGGCGGGGCTGCCAGCAGCTCCACCATGACCTACGCCCAGCTGGAGAGCCTCATCAACAAGTGGAGCCTGGAGCTGGAGGACCAGGAGCGGCACTTCCTGCAGCAGGCCACGCAGGTCAACGCCTGGGACCGCACCCTGATCGAGAACGGCGAGCGCATCACTAGCCTGCACCGCCAGGTGGAGAAGgtgaagctggaccagaagaggCTGGACCAGGAGCTCGACTTCATCCTGTCGCAGCAGAAGGAGCTGGAGGAGCTGCTGAGCCCTCTGGAGGAGGCAGTCAAGGAGCAGAGTGGCAGCATCTACCTGCAGCACGCCGACGAGGAGCGCGAGAAGACCTACAAGCTGGCCGAGAACATCGACGCACAGCTCAAGCGCATGGCCCAGGACCTCAAGGACATCATTGAGCACCTGAACACGGCCGGGGGCCCCGCCGACAGCAGCGACCCCCTCCAGCAGATCTGCAAGATCCTCAACGCCCACATGGACTCGCTGCAGTGGATCGACCAGAACTCGGCCCTGCTGCAGCGCAAGGTGGAGGAAGTGACCAAGGTGTGCGAGGGCCGGCGCAAGGAGCAGGAGCGCAGCTTCCGCATCACGTTTGACTGA